The Synergistaceae bacterium genome has a window encoding:
- a CDS encoding DEAD/DEAH box helicase, which produces MSAINFYDWQINAFNHINNNDAVLSAPTGSGKTLVAYLWAGIIDTDGNVIKNNDAERIIFTAPIKALSNERYMDLRRMGLDVGIETGDFKRNEGADIICCTQEIYTMKYARVPRQKLIVDEFHYIFSDSDRARMYIDGLVNTDYETKILVMSATLGGVKSIGRYLSHICQRDFVIHESKKRVTELIFTPDKPFRTYGIHDALVFLFSQRGVIDLSEKIAASRQRIPPENVKRLHELANILEVKHMPPSLLKGVGLYHGAMFPKEKLLVESAFRERLLDVVCGTNALSLGVNLPAQYVIFAQLVNYRSYEPISKIDFLQMAGRAGRKGLFDPGFVSWLKDSPYESEFFDTGVEFRKLIDSPPEPAVITLRPSFGKLLREQVLIEIEAEYIAEYSKPSLNPDDVLKTLLNGMQKIDFAAKRITHGKQRKKFKAILAAIWYDEMTIEENLEMARLFLDESRPSALMAAKLIMQYEKNYLQALLKIKRFNNRLPKGFNFRLIDELNKTVNSIDPTIYGFEEKLGEIEAGRE; this is translated from the coding sequence TTGAGCGCAATAAACTTTTACGACTGGCAAATTAACGCATTCAATCACATAAATAATAATGACGCTGTACTAAGTGCGCCGACAGGTTCCGGAAAAACTTTAGTCGCTTACTTATGGGCGGGAATAATTGACACCGACGGAAACGTAATCAAGAATAACGACGCTGAACGAATAATTTTTACTGCTCCGATTAAAGCTCTAAGCAATGAAAGATATATGGATCTGCGCAGAATGGGACTTGATGTCGGAATCGAAACAGGAGATTTCAAGCGCAATGAGGGAGCCGATATAATTTGCTGCACTCAAGAAATTTACACGATGAAATATGCGAGAGTCCCCCGTCAAAAATTAATTGTTGATGAATTTCACTATATTTTCAGCGACTCAGACCGCGCAAGAATGTACATAGACGGGCTTGTTAATACTGACTATGAGACAAAAATTTTAGTTATGTCCGCAACTTTAGGAGGAGTCAAGAGTATAGGCCGTTATTTGTCGCACATCTGCCAGAGAGATTTTGTGATTCATGAGAGCAAGAAACGCGTTACAGAATTAATTTTCACTCCCGATAAACCTTTCAGAACGTACGGAATCCATGACGCATTAGTATTTCTATTCTCACAAAGAGGCGTTATCGACCTGTCCGAAAAAATTGCAGCGTCAAGACAACGAATCCCCCCCGAAAACGTGAAGAGACTTCATGAACTCGCAAATATCTTAGAAGTTAAACATATGCCCCCTTCATTATTAAAAGGTGTAGGACTCTATCACGGTGCAATGTTCCCTAAAGAAAAATTATTAGTTGAGTCAGCCTTCCGTGAAAGATTATTAGATGTCGTTTGCGGTACAAATGCTCTATCACTGGGCGTAAATCTTCCTGCACAATATGTAATTTTTGCACAACTCGTAAATTATCGCAGTTATGAACCCATAAGCAAAATAGATTTTCTGCAAATGGCCGGGCGTGCAGGGCGTAAAGGTTTATTCGATCCCGGTTTTGTGTCGTGGCTGAAAGACTCGCCTTATGAGAGCGAATTTTTTGACACGGGCGTTGAATTTCGCAAGTTGATTGACTCTCCTCCTGAACCTGCTGTAATAACTCTTAGACCGTCATTCGGGAAATTATTGCGCGAACAAGTTTTAATCGAGATAGAAGCCGAATACATCGCAGAATATTCTAAACCGTCGCTAAATCCTGATGACGTACTGAAGACTCTTTTAAACGGTATGCAGAAAATAGATTTTGCCGCAAAGAGAATCACTCACGGTAAACAACGGAAAAAATTTAAAGCTATTCTCGCTGCAATCTGGTACGACGAAATGACAATAGAAGAAAATTTAGAGATGGCGCGCTTATTTCTTGATGAGTCGAGGCCAAGTGCTTTAATGGCTGCTAAATTGATAATGCAGTACGAGAAAAATTATTTGCAGGCGTTATTGAAGATTAAGCGATTCAATAATAGATTGCCGAAGGGATTCAATTTCAGGCTGATTGACGAACTTAATAAAACCGTAAACAGCATTGATCCGACTATTTACGGCTTTGAAGAAAAACTCGGCGAGATTGAGGCAGGACGCGAATAA